Proteins found in one Fusarium oxysporum Fo47 chromosome V, complete sequence genomic segment:
- a CDS encoding fungal-specific transcription factor: MKPLPSWTGAFSLVSEFFTHEHQVFPCFNAPAFMCLLGQQYSGTGTESPAWWVSLNSVLAIAQRRRAEAAQSAEAEDLAWAYASNALAGTWDVLMRSTQLSSVQALLAIAWFFIGTPNPQPSFMLVGCAVRLAHSIGIHVESQDPSVSSAEANMRKKVFWIAICLDRELCLRTGRPPCHDLNAAYVDPPMGSLDETEIIKTVEGHELNLFKGQIQLAAIQSAIYQDLHSSKAPPNGIADSVTDLLQKLENWRTEFVPSLTHDSAGRCEHHGLMRLYFSYYNAVIVVSRAHSLTYWVSPNHPEMSALPSKMRDSIENCLNASRCIIGLSKLIPVTWKSFHWDVIPIPMSAVVILCIMTLRNPMNENARNDMGLVGDVMQIFRTLDEAYGNTYLTQVQKVCQELYRKAHYAVQSSGAQLVESINVEPPALQASSNANQQESHQHHTDNMFGFNMDVFEQTMPYPVPMLWDLDTSLWTSIV; this comes from the exons ATGAagcctcttccatcttggaCTGGGGCATTCTCCCTTGTCAGCGAATTCTTCACTCATGAGCACCAAGTCTTCCCTTGCTTCAACGCACCAGCATTCATGTGCCTACTAGGCCAGCAGTACTCAGGGACGGGTACTGAGAGTCCAGCGTGGTGGGTCTCGCTCAATTCTGTTCTTGCAATCGCACAGCGTCGTCGAGCGGAGGCAGCTCAATCAGCAGAGGCAGAGGATCTAGCCTGGGCCTATGCATCAAATGCACTTGCCGGGACATGGGATGTTCTCATGCGTAGTACACAATTGTCTTCTGTCCAAGCTCTGCTAGCCATTGCCTGGTTCTTTATCGGAACACCAAACCCGCAGCCCAGCTTCATGCTCGTTGGTTGCGCCGTGCGTCTTGCACACTCGATAGGCATACATGTCGAGAGCCAGGATCCGTCTGTAAGTTCAGCAGAAGCAAATATGAGAAAGAAGGTCTTTTGGATCGCGATTTGTCTGGACCGGGAACTGTGTCTCCGAACTGGAAGACCCCCTTGTCACGATCTCAACGCTGCCTACGTTGACCCACCAATGGGTTCCTTGGATGAAACGGAAATCATCAAGACTGTTGAGGGGCATGAACTAAACCTCTTCAAAGGTCAGATACAACTAGCCGCGATCCAAAGCGCGATTTACCAAGATCTTCATTCAAGCAAAGCCCCACCGAATGGCATTGCAGATTCAGTGACGGACTTACTGCAGAAGCTGGAGAACTGGCGTACTGAATTTGTACCGTCTCTCACTCATGATTCTGCTGGGAGGTGCGAGCACCACGGGTTGATGCGGTTGTACTTTTCCTACTACAATGCCGTTATCGTTGTGAGCCGCGCACATAGTCTAACTTATTGGGTGTCACCAAATCATCCGGAAATGTCAGCCCTACCTTCAAAGATGAGAGACTCCATAGAGAATTGTCTCAACGCGTCCCGGTGCATTATTGGATTAAGCAAGCTTATACCAGTCACATGGAAGAGCTTTCACTG GGACGTCATTCCAATACCTATGAGCGCTGTTGTTATTCTTTGCATCATGACACTTCGGAATCCTATGAACGAGAATGCGCGGAATGACATGGGTTTGGTTGGTGACGTCATGCAGATTTTCAGAACTCTAGACGAGGCATACGGCAATACTTACCTCACTCAGGTCCAAAAGGTCTGCCAAGAACTATACAGAAAGGCTCATTACGCTGTGCAATCTTCAGGTGCACAACTAGTTGAGTCTATCAATGTAGAACCTCCTGCTCTTCAAGCTTCCTCGAATGCCAACCAGCAGGAAAGTCATCAGCACCATACTGATAATATGTTTGGCTTCAATATGGATGTCTTTGAGCAGACAATGCCTTATCCAGTTCCGATGCTTTGGGACTTGGATACGTCACTATGGACTTCTATTGTATAG
- a CDS encoding NAD(P)-binding protein gives MTISTNTSAPLIAVVGSTGLQGGSVINNLAAAELPYRIRGLTRDATKPKAKALADQGVEVVSCNLSADNKDGIRKAFAGATYVFIMTNFWEHMDERRETAEGKAMVEAAKNIGVKLLLISSETNATQVSGGKLTKVYHFDSKASISDHARMLGVPFVDIYAGGYMNNFTTFCRPRPVGDGTYVVDGVWSEDTLMPLLDTYYDFGLFVRLAIESDEFNQGDGKVVSAHGEWLNIVQQIDILSQVTGKKISYNKISDEQSREGMTKAGLPAHAIDDMSDMFKFHGIWESVYTHSNRENLARQPRTFKEYCENEDWSQVFV, from the exons ATGACCATCTCTACAAACACTTCCGCTCCTCTTATCGCTGTGGTTGGCTCCACTGGGCTCCAAGGAGGCAGCGTGATCAATAATTTGGCCGCGGCGGAACTTCCATATCGTATCCGAGGTTTGACAAGAGATGCAACGAAGCCCAAGGCGAAAGCTCTTGCCGATCAAGGAGTCGAGGTGGTCTCTTGCAACCTTAGTGCGGACAACAAAGATGGAATTCGGAAGGCCTTCGCCGGCGCGACATATGTATTC ATCATGACCAATTTCTGGGAACATATGGATGAGCGCCGGGAGACGGCTGAAGGAAAAGCCATGGTTGAGGCAGCCAAGAACATCGGCGTTAAATTACTCCTGATCTCCTCAGAGACTAACGCGACCCAGGTTTCGGGAGGCAAACTTACCAAGGTTTATCACTTTGATTCCAAGGCATCCATCTCTGACCATGCACGGATGCTTGGAGTCCCATTCGTCGACATATACGCTGGTGGCTATATGAACAACTTTACTACTTTCTGCCGGCCGCGTCCCGTCGGAGATGGTACCTATGTCGTCGATGGCGTCTGGTCCGAAGATACCCTGATGCCGCTCCTTGATACCTACTACGATTTCGGTCTTTTTGTCCGACTAGCGATCGAGTCAGATGAGTTCAATCAGGGGGACGGCAAGGTGGTGTCGGCGCATGGGGAATGGCTCAATATTGTGCAACAGATCGACATTCTCAGTCAAGTGACGGGTAAGAAAATCTCATACAATAAAATCAGCGACGAGCAAAGCCGAGAAGGCATGACAAAGGCGGGATTACCAGCTCACGCTATCGACGACATGAGCGACATGTTCAAATTCCATGGGATCTGGGAATCTGTCTATACTCATAGCAATCGGGAGAACCTGGCGCGCCAGCCGCGCACATTCAAAGAGTATTGCGAAAATGAAGATTGGAGCCAGGTCTTTGTCTAA